The window aatagccaaggcaccatatcgcttggctccaccagagatgcagaagttgtctacacagcttcaggagatGCTAGACAAAtagatttattcgaccgagcagttctccatggggagcatcgaCCCTATTCATGAAAAAGAATGATGGTTCAgataggatgtgcattgactactaggagttgaataagctaacggtgaagaaccgttaccagctcccgaggattgacgatttatttgaccaactccatggtgtatcttggttttccaagattgatttgtgatCGAGGTACCATCATATGAGGGTCAGGGATGATGATGTGCATAAGACAACATTCAAGACTCGAtacggtcattacgagtttgtggtgatggcTTTTGGGTTCATCGATGCaccgacaacgttcatggatctcatgaaacgGGTTTGTAGGCTGATGTTGGATTGGTCCGTGATGGTAGTCATAgatgatattctggtctactccaagaccaaggaTCAACATGGACAACACTTACGataggtgttggagaccctgaggatgGAGGGATTTtttccaaattctccaaatgtgagttctagttgcgcgaggtgcattTCGTAGGGCACATCGTCAATCAGAAGCGTATATTGGTCGACCAGACCAAAATCAAGGTTGTGATgcgatgggaggttccgaggacCCCATATGAGGTTCAGATTTTCCTGGTCTCGTGGGGTATTATCGTATATTTATCCAAGATTGTGGTGCCCTTGACCCGTTTGACGAAAAAGAATGTGACTTTTTGATGGGGGTCAAATCAGCAGTTGGCTTTGagactctgaggcagagattgtgtgaggccctAATTCTCGCATTTCATGAgaaatttgatgattttgtggtttattgtgatacCCCTGTTTCAGGTTTTGGAGTTGTCtttatgcagaggggtcatgtgattgcttacgcttcgaggcagttgaatccTCATGAGTCGaattatcctacgcatgatttggaTTTGGGGGATGTGGTATTTGCCTTCAATATTTGGAGGCACTATATGTATAGGTTTAACTTTACTATTTACattgaccacaagagtttgaggtacttgatggatcagtcaAATTTGAATACGCGGCAATGGATgtggttggatgtggttaagGACTATGAAAGTGAAATTCTGTACCACCATGGGAAGGCCAATGTGATGTCCGATGCTCTGATCCTTCAGGCAATGGGTGATCCTATCAaggatatttgtttgaggatggttATTACTTCGTCTTTGTTGGATTTGATCATAAAGTCTCATGTGGGGGGATTGAAAAAAAAAGAGTTGGAAAGTCGAGTGAATAAGGGGTCAGATTCCTTTATTCGTCAAAGACAGTTGATGGTTGTTGACTCAGTGTGGTTGATTTTGGGTTCCGACTACTAGTGGGGTGAGACAAATAGttatggaggaggcacataagttaAATTTCTCAATCCAACAAAGGACCACAAAGATGTGTCAAGATATGaagttgagttattggtggccatgtatgaaaagggagataacatggtttgtCAAGCGGTGCCCGACTTAAAAGAAAGTCAAGGTcgaacatcagagaccccacGGCAAGATGCAATCGTTACCTAGTctcatgtggaagtgggaagagattacCATGTATTTCAACACAAAACTGCCAAGGACGACACATGGAGTTGATTCTATCTAGgttattgtggataggttgaccaagagtgctcatttcataccgATTGCTGAGAGTATATCTACTGAGAAGCTAGCCGACATATATATTCGGGAGGTAGTAGTTATGCATGGAGTGCCAGTTTTAGTGGTTTCATATCGGGATGTTTGTTTTACTTCTAGGTTTAGagggaagtttcatgaggagtttggTACCCAATTGCATTTTAGTATAACATATCACTCGCAGACTGAAGGTCAGAgcaagcggacgattcagatgcttaaAGATATGCTTTAGGCATGTGTTTTAGAGTTTGGAGGAAGTTAGGATACTTTTCTCCCACTGTCCgggttctcatacaacaacagttatcatgccaatATTAACCGACCACCGTTTGAGATATTGTATAAGAGGAGGATCAGAACCCCGGTTTTGCATGGGTGAGGTCGAGCATTGGGTCATGAGGAGTAttaaggtagtactcaagactacggaGTTGATTCAGCTGGTGTGCGACGGGTTGCGAGTCGCACaaagccgacagaaaagttatgttgACCGGCGACGTTCGGACCTCGAGTTTCAGGTAGGAGACttggtgcttctgaaggtgtcaccttggaaaggtgccaTTCGATTttggaagtggggcaagttgggccctatgTTTATTGCTCCCTTCAGGATTTCCATCCAAGTGGGCAAGGCTGTGTATCGGATGGATTTACCTAACGAGCTCAGCCatatacacaacactttccatgtttctcagctttgAAAGTGTATGGCCGACGAGTCCACAGTTGTTCCCTTGGATAACATTCAGGTTAATGATCGCATGAATTATGTTGAAGACGAAGGCCTTACACAACAGGGTGGTGTTTTTGGTCAAGGTCCAATGGCAACATCAGAAAGGTTCCGAATGGATTTGGGAGCATGAGGCAAAAATGCGAGAACAGTACTCTGAGTTATTTGTAGACGGGTACTTCTAGGATGATGTCTAATTCAAgttggggagatttgtaacatccggttTAGATATGAATCATCTTTCTTGCATTTATTTTAATAGAGTGGCCACAACGTGGTGGAGCATCACCACCATGTGGCGTATCAGTTTAGATCGCGAGGATTTAATGACCCAACATGGTGTGGTCTTGAGGCACCACGATGTGGCGGGTGTTTTTTAGTGAAAACCCTATTTTCCGGGTCTTGGACTTTATTTAAGGAACATTAAGGCTTAGGTTTCAGCCTCTATCTTCCTTCCAACCTCGAAACCCTAACCATATCCTTCATTGAAGTTGTGAGCTCATTCTTGgtgcattttggtgattttaaaaagagaatgaAACTTTTGGTGAGGTGGTTTCGTGGAAAGCATCGTTACTCTAGCTAAGCTCATCGCTTGGACCTCCGTGGGTGCCCAAGAGTCAACCTTTTCTTGCCATGTTGTTATATGTCTTGTTTTATCCCCTCCTCCCATGATTTAGATGGACTTAAGTGATGGGATCTCATAAAGTtcgcaactttatgaatctacaGGTCAATGTGAGCAAGTAGTGTCTTGGAACTGGACTATaatcaagttttgatgtcatgcatGGGATTTTAGTCATTAAACCCTATTTTTGCCCTAAAGTGGAAAAAGGGTGTTATGGACATGCAATTCCATAAAGCCACAAATTTTAAGGTCACTTTAGAGTGTCAAACCATTCTGGAAAATTTAGAGGTGCAACTCTAAGGATTTGGTGCTTAATGATAATCTTGATGCATTAAGTCGCCATTAGTGGTTTGGTTTGGGAGTTTGGCTTATGGAAGGGTTtgagggataaagttggaaactttaccatcAAGACCATGGGAAGGACCAGATCTGAGCCATGAAGTTTTTGGTAGTTGAAGGAAAAGGGACTTAATGGTTTAAGCTGTCCAGAAGCATCACACAGCGTGGTGATTTGGTCCAGACCCGTATGTTTTGGCGATTTgcgaccacgacgtggcaagggagGCCACAACGTGGTGGCTAGTCGGTTTCACTTTTGATTTTGGCCTAGATTTTGACCAAAGTTTGTCCTAGGGGTATTTAGGGTATTGTGATATGTATTATGAGTTGTGGTCACTATATTTATAAAGGTGACCGGTACAGTCGATTTCGGAGCAGCGTTTTGTTTCGGTTTCTCATATGTTTTTGAGGTAAGACTTCTCTCTGTATCCATGGGTAGAAGGCAACAATGTCGAACCATTATTGTGTTATTTAGGGTGATATTTGTTATGTGGCTCATATGAGGTTGTATGATGGGTTGAAATAAATCTGAGGGCGAGGCCCACTATTGTATGTTTGGATTGAAAGATACCTTTGGGCAGGGCCCAAGTATGTTGATCAGGTTGATATGCACCCCAAGGTGGGGCCCATATGTGTATATCGGATTGGTTTATACCCTAATGTTAAACACAATTGTatgttttggtatgtggtacttttgggaactcactaagctttgtgcttacattttacgcttatggtttcaggtacttccgattcaaaagggaagggctcgaTGTGACGGCACAACATCCTTCCCTCATGATTTTCGGATTTTGAATCATTGTactttgatgttttgaatattacaTTGACAGTGGTTGTTGGGAAAGTTAATGAATGAAGTTGATAGCCTTTGAATGAAAAAGTTTTATCACTGTTTTGGGACTGTTACAATGATGTTCTGGTGAATCTGTATCGGGAATCAGTTACATCTTTCAGATATATAGGAACTATTGGAGTTATAATATTTTCACGTAaatcataatttcattatatatatatatatatatatatatatatatatatatatatatatatatatatatatatatattacatgcaTACAATGGGTGTAACCTAAAAGGATTATATCAAATACGATACATGGTTAtcaaatatcatatcaaaatatcaaagtaAAACTCCCAGGCTGcactgtggtgtgtgtcatgcgatcatcctgGGTTattccctttgctaccggaagtacctaaaaccaaaaccaaaactgtaagcacgaagcatagtgagctcccctaaactaccacataccatacaaagcaCATATAACCAATAACATAACTTTGGGGCTACTCCCAACTGCATCGGGACTAATCCCGACATCGGCTTACCCGAAATCGGACTCGTGTCCGGCATTGGGCTCACCCCAACATCCGACCGTATTGGGCATTGGGCTCACCCCgacacatacataacataatcacataatttgcatcgggcttgccccgaaatCGGACCGAAGCCTGGAAaaaataacataaacacataaactagcatacatcgggcttgcccaAGCATCAGGCTTACCCCGGAACActtaccacataacatataacataatcgcATATACAgcatcgggcttgcccgacatcagaccaaagttcgggacacataacacatagcacatatacatgcatgaatcacaaaagACGTCAAGCATACTTAACTACTTCTCAGGACTGCCCCGGCATTGAACCAAAGTCCGAAAACATATAAACCACATTGGGCTAACCCCAACATCGGGCTCGCCCCGACATACTCTACTActtaaatgggccgacattggtgccttagacccgttcctactggaggaaaaacTCACCTCGTGTGACTGATTGCTGCAACTCTGGGTGAGGAATCTTTGTCTGCTGCTCCGGCGACTCTTCGGCTATAAATTTCCAAAAAGTTTCTTAGTCGGAAActgataactactcttagggtaaaatgaccattttacccctggctaaagtcaacatcctggtcaaagtcaagacCCAGTTGACCTCACTCGCTGagttgaccaactcgtcgagtccctattcttTCATTTGTTTCCAAACCcgactctactcatcgagtctagcaagaacttgaTGAGTTCTCCTTTAAACATAACATCGAGACTATCTTCATCTAGCTCGccgagttcgtccttgaactcgttgagttcatcttcatcatatgAGTGCGACTAGtctgtgactcgctgagttgtatgaacaacttgtcaagTCCATCTTCgtgggttgggagattgcctgGGACTCGCTGAATGTGTTCATCCACTCACCGAGTCCTATGGTTTCCAGGTCCATAACTACGTCTATTTTGTTGAGTCCCCCTTCTGGACTCATCTAGATCCCTTCTATACTCAACTAGATCCCTTCGAATCAGAAAAGGTTGGGAAATAAaacccccgactcgtcgagtcccatgaacgactcgccgagtcaactaatGCCCATGCCCATAACTCGAATTTTGTTTTGCTAATCTCATCCAAAGGGTAGATATGGGCTCATAAGGTCGATATAACatgtaaagtcatgaactttacgtCTATGCATGGGACTTTTAAGCTTAAAagaccaaaattagggtttattacAAGCATGGGGTTCTCATAgccatagagttggcacctttatgccatgagaaccctccaaggttccagatctgaagcatTTACCCTATATTACATTCTACAATCCGAAATGGCTTGGaaattgcccccccccccccaacacacAAAGATGTCAAGATTTAAGCCTCAAAGTAGATCTAACAAATAAGGAGTCAAGGTATGAGCTCTTTACCTCAAATAACTGGAAGTGCAACCACAACTCTGGATCCACCGACTTGCTTCTTGATTCACCAAGCTTTCCCTTCCTTCTTCTAACTTCAAATCACAAAGAAAGGCACAAATTGATCAAGAATGCTCATAATTGATTAGGGTTTTGAGGACAAAGCTTGAAGGTGATGGTGGCTGGGGTGGAAGCctcataagatgtttaaatagggtgcaaaccctccaatttagggtttcactcagacaactcatactcgtcgagtcggtcctccgactcgtcgagtaggccacttaGTCCCCCGACCCAGATTCgatactactcgacgagttgggcctccaactcaccgagtccaatggTAAAATATGAAGTTTGGCTTGAATTTAAATGCGTACCTAagaccgggtgttacaattctcccccacttatcttagacttcgtcctcgaagtttgttgtctctgaaaacaactctgggtagtgttccctcatttcctcctcgggctcccacgtccactccaaACCCTTGCGGTgatgccactgcaccttcactaactctaccctcttgttcctcgattTTTTGACTTGCGATCCAAAATCGTCATGGGTCTCTCGATGTAGTttaggctatcatcaacctgaatgttcTCTAGGTGTACCACCGTTGAATCATCCACTAAGAACGTCtacaactgagaaacatggaacatGTTGTGGATATggctgagctctgctggaagatctaaccgatatgcaacccgacccacccgggccaaaaccctaaatggaccaatgaacctggggcccaacttaccccgcttctgaaacctgataacacccttctagggtgacaCTTTCACGAGGACCATATCGCCtacttgaaactccaagtctgaacgccgcttgtcggcgtaacttttctgccgactctgagcagtctggaacCTGCTTCggacttgttgaatctgctccgtggtcttgagtactacatccgtactccccatgactctctgaccgacctcaccctaacagattggggtcctacacttcctcccgtaaagcATATCGAAGGGAGTCCGGTCTATACTGGAGTGatagttgttatatgaaaattttgctaacggaagatacgtatcccaactgccaccgaaatccagcacacatgcccgaagcatgttcttgagagtctgaatcgtcctctcgctctgcccgtccatctgagggtggaaagcggtgctgaaatggagacgagtacccatctcttcatgaaaccgcttccaaaactgGAAGTAAAttggacatctcggtctgacaccaccgagacaggcactccatgacgtaccactacctctcgcacataaatctcggccaacTTATCAGCCGAGATGCTCTcatggatcggtataaaatgggctcttggtcaactgatccacgatgacccatatcgaatcaaccccacgtgcggtcctgggaagcttagtaatgaagtccatagtgatatcctcccatttccacatgggaatgtctaatggctgcatcttgtcgtggggcctctggtgctctgccttgaacTTCCTGCAGGTtaggcatctctccacataccaagctacgtctcgcttcatgcagggccaccagtaatcaggtcgaagatctctgtacatcttcgtcgccccttgatggatggagaaccgagacttgtgggcctcatccaccAACACATGCCGTACACCGCCCCAGTACGGTATCCAGACCCTTCCGTGCAGGGTCAACAATccttggctatcgtaatcaaacaAAGCTACTcagcccactatcctctcgcacttctgaCACTCCTCCTTGAGTCCCTCAACCCGCGCCTCCCTAATCTGCTActgcaatggagtaatcactgtcatccttagaCAAATATCTCGGATCGGAGCCGCTACCCGCCTTGCAGCTCAGGGCGTTgcccactacattggccttgtccggtggtaaaggatctcacggtcgtaatcctttaccacatctaacaaccgacgttgcctcatgttcaaattcggttggtccatgaggtacctcaaactcttgtggtcgtgtagatagtacaccggACCCCGTAGacgtaatgccgccaaatcttaagggcgaacaccaccgtcCCCAcatccaaatcatgtgtcgggtagttagcctcgtgaggcttcaactgtctcgaggcataagctatcacatgcccccacTGCATCAAGACTACTCCCATACCTTtgatcaaagcgtcacagtagactaaaAAGTCATCTACTCCCtttggcagggtaagaatcggagcctcgcacaatcatTGCCTGAGTGTCTCAAAAGGCTGTCTAATGCTTAGGACCccagcgaaacaccaccgacttattggtcagtcgggtcaatgaaactactatcttggagaagtcttggaTAAATCTCATGTAATACCCTACCaaacccaggaagctccgaatctcggatggagacctcgggacctcccactgcatcacgacctctatcttggccggatcataTAATATACCCTTCTGGTCGACGAGGTGCACcataaactgcacctcgcgcaaccagaactcgcacttggagaactttacgAAAAGTCTCTCCTTCCTCAAGGTCTCTATCACCTCCCTCAGgtgatcctcatgctgctcccgagtcttggaataaaccaagatgtcatcaatgaatattattacagaccgatccagcGTCGGTCTGTAcatgcgattcatgagatccatgagcgtggctggagcattggtgagcccaaacggcatcaccataaactcataatgaccatagccgGTCCTAAAAGCGGTCTTTTTTTTATGGATaagaaaattattattattattatttaaaaataggTGTAAAAATAATGTGGTAAATGCTTTTTTTGTTCTTATGGATaagaaaattattattattgttatttaaaaaacaaaattgttttgttttaataagaaaaatatgtTAACATATAAGAGGAAACCATTTTTGATCATTTAACTCATATAAGCTGTTTTGTTTgccaaaatttaaaaatatttattgcTTATTGATTATTCCCACCGCAATAAGCTAATCAAACACTTTTGCAAAAACTGTTTATTCCTACCGCAAATAAGCTACAAACTAATTTATCCAAACACTCCCTTAGACTACTATTGAGAAATAACGTAAGAAAGTAGTGATAGTACGCTAAAATCGAAGGAGCAAGCTTAGGATAACTAAAATAACTAAACAACCACAACacattttataataataaaacctaTGAACTTACAAACATTATGTTCACTTTCAAaccacatgtattctcaggagaatGAGCCCGGAAGATGAGGGATGTAACTATTAGACTATGAATTATACATTGTCATGTTTATAATAGTTGAGGTACCAAAACtgtaatatttgtatatatatatatatatatatatatatatatatatatatatatatatatatatatatatatatatatatatatatacatctcaAGTTAATAAAAGGATGGCGACCATATTCCGTTATGTTATCAGAGCGTATCATCTGATTAACCTAAACCCCTAGCCGCTACCTTCACTGAATCGATAATTCTATTTCTCTTTCTATTCCTCTTCTATTCTCTTGCAATGGCTTCTATTCATCATGCGATGACGGTTACCAATATCATAAACTTTATTCCCCTCATATTGGAGATGGAAGCCGGTCAATACATATCATGGGTTGAATTATTTAAGGTTCACTGTTGTGCTCGTGATGTGATACAACACATTCTTCTATTAGAAATCTCTCCTTCTAAAAAAACAACAAATAAAGACAAAGACAAGATAGATGACAAAGCTCTCTGGAAAAGATTGTACTTCACAGTTCTCCAATGGATATATGGTACGATTTCAAAGGACTTGCTAATCACAATTCTGCAACCTAACTCCAGTGCAGAACAAGTATGGAATTCGCTGGCACAAATTTTCATTGATAACAAACCTTCCCATGCACTTTACTTAGAAAACAAATTTTCTAATGTTAAGTTGGACTCCTTCTCCAACATGTCTGCTTATTGTCAAGAGCTCAAAACATTATCTGATCAATTAAGTAATGTTGATGCACCGGTCTCCAATGACCGTTTAGTATTGCAATTGATCGCTAGACTTGGTGAGAAATATGAAAACATAGCAACCCATCTTCAACAGTCTACTCCTCTACCTGATTTCTATACCGTAAGATCTAAGTTGATTTTAGAGGAAACACGCAAAGCCCACAGTGTTGCAAACTCAACCGCCTCCTTACATGTTGTTGCCGATAAACAAACTACTAATCAGTCTGCAGTTGCGCTTAATACCCAAACCGAAAGCAGTGAACAACAACAACTACATCGTGGTGGCAGTGGCAGTCGTGGCCAGCCCTACCGTGGCAGTAGTAACTCCAACAGAGGCGGACGTGGTCATGGCCGGGGACGCGGTCGCGGGCGCGGAAATAACATTGGATATAATCTAAACTATGGGCACAATTATGTGTAAAATCAGAACTGGAATGGTTTGAATGCTCCATGGTAGCCCCAACAGTGGAATGCCATTACCCGACTCAACCCAGAAATAAGTACCCTAACAGGAACAATTTTGTAGGTGTTATTGGATCCCCACCACTTGGTTTTGTAGGCAATGAGAACTCTTACACTCTTACAAACATAGAACAGGCTATGCATACGATGACTCTCAATCCTGATCAAAACTGGTACCTTGATTATGGAGCAACCAACCACATGTCGAATGCAACAGGTAATATTTCTAGTTATTTTAATAATGGCATACAAAACAATATAGTCGTTGGCAATGGTTTCAAAATTCCAATTCTTGGAACCAGTTACACAACCCTACAACCACCATACCTACCCTTAAAACTTAACAACATTCTTCATGCCCCTAAGCTTATTAAAAACTTACTTTCTGTTTGTCGTCTAACCACCGATAATTTAATTTCCATAGAATTTGACCCATTTGGTTTTCTCGTGAAGGATTATCAAAGCGGATTCCTATCCTCGGATGTAACAGCATCGGAGAACTTTATCCTCTTACCGTGCCCTCTGCTTGAGTCACT of the Lactuca sativa cultivar Salinas chromosome 6, Lsat_Salinas_v11, whole genome shotgun sequence genome contains:
- the LOC122194803 gene encoding uncharacterized protein LOC122194803, encoding MASIHHAMTVTNIINFIPLILEMEAGQYISWVELFKVHCCARDVIQHILLLEISPSKKTTNKDKDKIDDKALWKRLYFTVLQWIYGTISKDLLITILQPNSSAEQVWNSLAQIFIDNKPSHALYLENKFSNVKLDSFSNMSAYCQELKTLSDQLSNVDAPVSNDRLVLQLIARLGEKYENIATHLQQSTPLPDFYTVRSKLILEETRKAHSVANSTASLHVVADKQTTNQSAVALNTQTESSEQQQLHRGGSGSRGQPYRGSSNSNRGGRGHGRGRGRGRGNNIGYNLNYGHNYV